One Gallus gallus isolate bGalGal1 chromosome 11, bGalGal1.mat.broiler.GRCg7b, whole genome shotgun sequence DNA window includes the following coding sequences:
- the CDH11 gene encoding cadherin-11 precursor — protein MKEDNCLHAALICLGMLYYSHAITTEKLNHVRPSLHGHHEKGKEGQVLHRSKRGWVWNQFFVIEEYTGPDPVLVGRLHSDIDSGDGNIKYILSGEGAGIIFVIDDKSGNIHATKTLDREERAQYTLTAQAVDRNTNRPLEPPSEFIVKVQDINDNPPEFLHENYHANVPERSNVGTSVIQVTASDADDPTYGNSAKLVYSILEGQPYFSVEAQTGIIRTALPNMDREAKEEYHVVIQAKDMGGHMGGLSGTTKVTITLTDVNDNPPKFPQSVYQMSVSEAAVPGEEVGRVKAKDPDIGENGLVAYSIIDGDGMDMFEITTDYETQEGVVKLKKVLDFETKKSYSLKVEAANVHIDPKFISNGPFKDTVTVKITVEDADEPPVFLKPSYIFEVQENAASGTVVGKVHAKDPDAANSAIRYSIDRHTDLERYFTINADDGNIKTIKALDREEIAWHNISVFAVEVHKQHQEAKVPVAIKVVDVNDNAPKFAAAYEAFVCENARSNQQFITISADDKDDSANGPRFIFSLPPEIIHNPNFTLRDNRDNTASVLVRREGFSRQKQDLYLLPIVISDGGLPPMSSTNTLTIRVCGCDSNGSLLSCNAEAYILNAGLSTGALIAILACIVILLVIVVLFVTLKRQKKEPLIVFEEEDVRENIITYDDEGGGEEDTEAFDIATLQNPDGINGFIPRKDIKPEYQYMPRPGLRPAPNSVDVDDFINTRIQEADNDPTAPPYDSIQIYGYEGRGSVAGSLSSLESATTDSDLDYDYLQNWGPRFKKLADLYGSKDTFDDDS, from the exons ATGAAGGAGGACAATTGTTTACATGCCGCTCTTATCTGCCTGGGCATGCTCTATTACAGCCATGCCATAACTACCGAAAAACTAAACCACGTACGGCCATCGCTTCACGGTCaccatgaaaaaggaaaagaaggacaAGTTTTGCATCGTTCAAAAAGAGGCTGGGTGTGGAATCAGTTCTTTGTTATAGAAGAGTACACAGGACCAGATCCTGTACTAGTGGGAAGG CTTCATTCAGATATTGATTCTGGAGATGGAAACATTAAATACATTCTCTCAGGTGAAGGAGCAGGAATCATTTTTGTTATTGATGACAAATCAGGGAACATCCATGCAACAAAGACACTGGACCGAGAGGAGAGAGCTCAGTACACTCTCACGGCACAAGCTGTAGACAGGAACACCAACAGACCTTTGGAACCGCCCTCAGAATTCATTGTTAAAGTCCAAGATATCAATGACAACCCCCCTGAATTTCTTCACGAAAACTACCATGCCAATGTGCCAGAGAGATCAAATGTGG GTACATCTGTTATTCAGGTAACAGCTTCAGATGCTGATGATCCTACATATGGGAACAGTGCCAAATTGGTTTACAGTATTCTTGAAGGTCAGCCGTACTTCTCAGTGGAAGCTCAAACAG GAATTATCCGAACGGCCCTTCCAAATATGGACAGAGAAGCTAAGGAAGAGTATCATGTTGTAATACAGGCAAAAGATATGGGAGGACACATGGGAGGCCTCTCAGGGACAACCAAAGTGACAATTACACTTACAGATGTCAATGACAACCCACCAAAGTTTCCACAGA GTGTGTACCAGATGTCTGTGTCAGAAGCAGCTGTTCCTGGAGAGGAAGTAGGAAGAGTGAAGGCCAAAGATCCAGACATTGGGGAAAACGGCTTGGTAGCTTACAGCATCATTGATGGAGATGGCATGGATATGTTTGAAATTACAACAGACTATGAGACTCAGGAAGGTGTTGTAAAGCTTAAGAAA GTCTTGGATTTTGAAACCAAAAAGTCCTACAGCCTGAAGGTAGAGGCAGCCAACGTGCATATTGATCCAAAGTTCATCAGCAATGGGCCATTCAAGGACACAGTAACAGTGAAGATTACAGTGGAAGACGCTGATGAGCCGCCTGTGTTTTTAAAACCAAGTTATATTTTTGAAGTACAAGAAAATGCAGCATCTGGTACTGTGGTTGGAAAAGTACATGCCAAAGATCCTGATGCTGCAAACAGTGCTATAAG GTATTCAATTGATCGTCACACTGACCTTGAAAGATATTTTACTATTAATGCAGATGATGGCAACATCAAGACAATAAAAGCTTTGGATAGGGAAGAAATTGCTTGGCATAATATCTCTGTCTTTGCTGTTGAAGTCC ACAAGCAACACCAGGAAGCCAAAGTTCCAGTTGCAATTAAGGTTGTTGATGTCAATGACAATGCTCCAAAATTTGCAGCAGCCTATGAAGCGTTTGTCTGTGAGAATGCTCGAAGCAATCAG caaTTTATTACAATTAGTGCTGATGACAAAGATGACTCAGCCAATGGACCAAGATTTATCTTCAGTTTACCACCCGAAATTATTCATAATCCAAATTTTACCCTCAGAGACAACAGAG ATAACACTGCAAGTGTTCTTGTTAGACGCGAAGGATTTAGTCGTCAAAAGCAAGACTTATACCTTCTTCCTATTGTAATAAGTGATGGAGGACTCCCCCCTATGAGCAGCACCAACACCCTGACCATCCGAGTCTGCGGCTGTGACAGCAATGGCTCCTTGCTCTCCTGTAATGCCGAAGCCTACATCCTCAATGCGGGATTAAGCACCGGAGCTTTAATTGCCATTCTTGCTTGCATTGTGATTTTGCTTG tCATTGTAGTGTTGTTTGTAACActgaaaaggcagaagaaagaacCTCTCATTGTTTTTGAAGAAGAAGATGTCCGCGAGAACATTATTACTTACGATgatgaaggaggaggagaggaagataCTGAAGCTTTTGACATAGCTACTTTGCAGAACCCTGATGGCATCAATGGATTTATTCCTCGTAAAGACATAAAACCTGAGTATCAGTATATGCCAAGACCGGGGCTTCGACCAGCTCCCAATAGCGTTGATGTTGATGATTTCATCAACACAAGAATACAAGAGGCTGATAACGATCCAACTGCTCCTCCGTATGATTCTATTCAGATCTATGGCTATGAAGGAAGAGGCTCAGTGGCTGGTTCACTTAGCTCATTAGAGTCAGCGACAACAGATTCTGATTTGGACTACGACTATCTACAAAACTGGGGACCTCGATTTAAGAAACTTGCAGACTTGTATGGCTCCAAAGACACTTTCGATGATGATTCTTAA